One window from the genome of Solea solea chromosome 2, fSolSol10.1, whole genome shotgun sequence encodes:
- the LOC131476027 gene encoding SH3 domain-binding protein 4-A-like, whose translation MAAHRIIRVTNNNHILPRCKSEGTLVDPSEGVTGASLSDVKVPSPSALRLDTSSSYGAAQEVVAIKDYCPSSFTTLKFSKGDRLYVLDTSGGEWWYAHNNTEMGYIPAAYVQPVNFRNSSLSDSGMIDSLGEGYEDGSKEFAGLGEWTGMSLTSSLIYNNNPFSVNPFSCTLDQNHKAVGTRNSADLILFDALASPSSCSNISGFSNYHVNSAIPTSPNQEIVPNLQRDNPFFRSKRSHSLSELSVLQAQSNPTLPSSGFFTGLKAPSPEQFQSREDFRTAWLNHRKLARSCHDLQSLGQSPGWGQTQPVETNIVCMLDSNGGVVQIPDTHISVHIPEGHVSHGDHQQISLKALLDPPLELNTDHCSSVSPVVEIKLSNMETKSFITLEMKVSVTVKKDSCQTAEVLCVRSDCKEGPYAPIANAYIYKDTVQVQLESLEPCMYMAVVVQSQFLNHNTTVWDYVQRKVTLGVYGPKHIHPSFKTVVAMFGHDCAPKTLLVSEVGRQATSTPPVALQLWGKHQFMLGYPQDLQVGLYSNMSNYQVKASEGRGVIRGFQVKLGKVSRLLYMITSQNPNSISDFTLRVQVKDALGCIITQFCVQTPQPPPKSGARITGQRRFLKKKEVDKIVLSPLAITSKYPKFQDRCITHLKFGKLIKTVIRQHKSTYLLEYKKGDVIALLSEEKIKLRGQLRTKEWYIGYYQGKMGLVHAKNVLVLGKVKPIYWCGPDLTTTVLLEQILKPCKFLTYIYATVRTVLMENVGNWRAFADALGYGNFTLNYFCRTELDNEPEKVASVLEKLKEECTNMENKERKSFQRELMMALLKMDCQGLVARLVLDFVLLTTAVEVASRWRELAEKLARVSRQQMEAYEAPHLDKNGLLDNESMWKPAYDFLLTWAAHIGDSYRDIIQELHLGLDKMRNPITKRWKHLTGTLILVNCLDTLRGAAFCPTGYGDFAV comes from the exons ATGGCTGCCCATCGAATCATCCGagtaacaaacaacaaccacatcCTCCCTCGCTGCAAGTCTGAGGGGACACTCGTCGACCCGAGTGAGGGGGTCACCGGGGCCAGTCTCAGTGATgtcaaag TGCCTTCTCCCAGTGCCTTAAGGCTGGACACTTCCTCCTCCTATGGGGCTGCACAGGAAGTGGTTGCCATAAAAGATTATTGCCCCAGCAGTTTCACAACGCTAAAGTTCTCCAAAGGCGATCGCCTCTATGTGTTGGACACATCGGGTGGAGAGTGGTGGTACgctcacaacaacacagagatgGGGTACATCCCAGCTGCCTACGTTCAACCAGTCAACTTCAGGAACTCTTCACTTAGCGACAGCGGGATGATCGACAGTCTTGGGGAAGGGTACGAGGACGGGTCCAAGGAGTTTGCGGGTTTGGGGGAGTGGACAGGAATGAGCCTGACGTCTTCCCTAATTTACAACAACAACCCCTTCTCTGTGAACCCCTTTAGCTGTACGTTAGATCAGAACCACAAAGCTGTCGGAACAAGGAACTCGGCAGACCTTATTCTTTTTGACGCTCTCGCATCACCTTCATCTTGTTCTAACATCAGTGGTTTCAGCAACTACCATGTTAACAGTGCTATCCCCACCAGCCCAAACCAAGAGATTGTACCTAACCTTCAAAGGGATAATCCCTTTTTCAGGAGTAAACGTTCTCATAGTCTGTCAGAACTGTCTGTTCTGCAGGCACAATCTAATCCAACTTTACCATCTTCTGGATTCTTTACTGGCCTTAAGGCTCCTTCCCCAGAGCAGTTTCAGAGCAGGGAGGATTTTAGAACTGCTTGGTTGAACCACAGAAAACTAGCCCGGTCTTGCCATGACCTCCAATCCTTGGGCCAGAGTCCCGGGTGGGGCCAGACACAGCCGGTGGAAACCAACATTGTGTGTATGTTGGACAGTAATGGAGGGGTTGTCCAAATTCCAGACACCCATATCAGCGTGCACATTCCTGAGGGTCATGTCAGCCATGGAGACCACCAGCAGATCTCATTGAAAGCCTTACTTGACCCTCCATTGGAGCTTAACACTGACCACTGCTCCTCTGTGAGTCCTGTGGTGGAGATAAAGCTCAGCAACATGGAGACCAAGTCCTTCATCACGCTGGAGATGAAGGTTTCAGTTACTGTGAAGAAGGATAgttgtcaaactgctgaagtgCTTTGTGTTCGCAGTGATTGCAAAGAAGGGCCTTACGCTCCAATCGCCAATGCCTACATTTACAAGGACACCGTTCAGGTGCAGTTGGAAAGTCTAGAGCCCTGCATGTATATGGCTGTTGTGGTTCAGTCTCAGTTCCTCAACCACAATACAACTGTTTGGGACTATGTGCAGAGGAAAGTAACTCTGGGTGTCTATGGACCCAAGCACATACACCCTTCCTTCAAGACAGTTGTGGCCATGTTTGGGCACGACTGTGCCCCCAAAACCTTGCTGGTAAGTGAGGTGGGTCGGCAGGCTACCTCAACTCCACCAGTTGCCCTCCAGCTGTGGGGTAAGCACCAGTTCATGCTAGGATACCCTCAGGACCTCCAAGTGGGATTGTACTCGAACATGTCAAACTACCAGGTGAAAGCAAGCGAGGGCCGTGGGGTGATTCGCGGATTTCAGGTCAAACTGGGGAAGGTCAGCAGGCTGCTGTACATGATAACATCGCAAAACCCCAACAGTATCTCAGACTTTACTCTCAGGGTTCAAGTCAAGGACGCCCTTGGTTGTATCATCACCCAGTTCTGTGTCCAAACTCCACAGCCTCCCCCAAAGTCAGGGGCGAGAATAACAGGTCAGAGACGGTTCTTGAAGAAAAAAGAGGTGGACAAGATTGTCCTCTCACCACTGGCGATCACCTCGAAGTACCCAAAGTTTCAGGACCGGTGTATTACTCACCTGAAATTTGGCAAGTTGATCAAAACAGTAATCAGGCAGCACAAGAGCACCTATTTGTTGGAGTACAAGAAAGGGGATGTTATCGCTTTGCTCAGTGAGGAGAAAATCAAATTGCGAGGGCAGCTGCGGACCAAAGAATGGTACATTGGATACTATCAGGGGAAGATGGGGCTCGTCCATGCCAAGAATGTTTTGGTTCTGGGTAAAGTCAAGCCCATTTATTGGTGTGGTCCTGACCTAACGACTACGGTTCTGCTGGAACAAATCCTGAAGCCTTGCAAATTTCTTACATACATCTACGCAACTGTGAGGACTGTTTTAATGGAGAACGTAGGGAACTGGCGGGCGTTCGCCGACGCCCTGGGCTACGGGAATTTCACATTGAATTACTTTTGCCGGACAGAGCTGGACAATGAGCCGGAGAAGGTGGCGTCAGTTCTGGAGAAACTCAAAGAGGAATGTACCAATATGGAGAACAAGGAGAGGAAGTCCTTCCAGAGGGAACTCATGATG GCGTTGCTGAAGATGGACTGCCAGGGCCTGGTTGCCAGGTTGGTCCTGGATTTTGTCTTGTTGACCACAGCGGTGGAGGTGGCGTCCCGGTGGAGGGAGCTGGCCGAGAAACTGGCGCGAGTGTCGAGGCAGCAGATGGAGGCTTACGAGGCTCCACACCTGGACAAGAACGGACTGCTGGACAACGAG TCCATGTGGAAGCCGGCCTACGACTTCCTCCTGACGTGGGCGGCGCACATTGGGGACAGCTACCGTGACATCATCCAGGAGCTTCACCTCGGCCTGGATAAGATGAGGAACCCCATCACCAAGAGGTGGAAGCACCTCACTGGCACGCTCATCCTCGTCAACTGCCTGGACACCCTGCGTGGCGCCGCCTTCTGTCCCACCGGATACGGAGACTTTGCTGTCTGA
- the LOC131455587 gene encoding small cell adhesion glycoprotein homolog translates to MNPSPGAWSLSGPHLTSSPAGETQTPHPPTVTNDFANISSGDGDLAALIGGIVGCLLLVLTCVIVVLLWCLSRHKGSYITNEMDEDNEMVRDGEDDDEDDESLQLKQPLKSKEDER, encoded by the exons ATGAACCCTTCGCCTGGAGCTTGGTCTCTATCTGGACCTCACCTGACGTCCTCCCCGGCAGGAGAAACACAAACTCCTCACCCCCCGACTGTGACAAATG ACTTTGCAAACATCAGCTCAGGTGATGGAGATTTGGCAGCCTTGATTGGAG gGATCGTTGGTtgtctgctgctggtgctgacCTGTGTCATCGTGGTGCTTCTGTGGTGTCTGTCCAGACATAAAGGCTCGTACATCACCAACGAGATGGACGAAGACAACGAGATGGTCCGGGACGGAGAAGACGACGATGAAGATGACGAGTCCCTGCAGCTGAAGCAGCCTCTGAAGAGCAAAGAGGATGaacgatga
- the s100b gene encoding protein S100-B: protein MTNLETSMATIIEVFQKYSEREGDRHKLKKSELKELLNDELPELMTHVKDQASLDSLMESLDTDGDAECDFQEFMTFIAMVTVCCHEFFVHEDE from the exons ATGACTAACCTGGAGACATCGATGGCGACCATCATCGAGGTGTTTCAGAAGTACtcggagagggagggagaccgGCACAAGCTGAAGAAGAGCGAGCTGAAGGAGCTGCTCAACGACGAGCTGCCCGAGCTGATGACG CATGTGAAAGACCAGGCGTCGCTGGACAGCCTGATGGAAAGCCTGGACACCGACGGCGACGCCGAGTGCGACTTCCAGGAGTTCATGACATTCATCGCCATGGTTACCGTCTGTTGCCACGAATTCTTCGTGCACGAGGACGAGTAA